A stretch of Zymoseptoria tritici IPO323 chromosome 1, whole genome shotgun sequence DNA encodes these proteins:
- a CDS encoding SNF2 family DNA-dependent chromodomain-containing ATPase (Putative homolog of Saccharomyces cerevisiae CHD1, a chomodomain and helicase domain nucleosome remodeling factor that functions in regulation of transcription elongation), giving the protein MATSELEEDEDAPGEEDEDFDAASPTHERANGMDHDRSSSEAGSRPGKRKAEVDDEELMKLNPELYGLRRSGRARPSRRVVRALAISDEDEDDEGAVNTGRRRKRQKLAAGGPSRADRESSRQASSPASESEEGGTYGGQRGRTFAKKHRQKMQAIASGGGTPQLSEVRFSTRRAAKVANYDEEQDLGISEEDDTETATPQYYYVEDESPAIDQVLNHRLKEGAADVDASNGDKHDYEFYIKWQGQAHYHATWHPWAELSSYKGFRRLENYFRKIVKIEIQLATDPDIAAEDREKWNLDREAYLDSLVDYKKVERVIGARDGETEKEYYVKWKGLYYDSCTWETATLVAQEAQHQIDRYLDRSAKLPVSDKNEQNVNTRSSYKPFRTQPAYIKGGDLREFQIHGVNFLAHHWCKGNNVILADEMGLGKTVQTVSFMNWLRNDRRQNGPFIVVVPLSTMPAWADTFDLWTPDINYVVYNGNEAARKIIRDHELLVDGNPKKVKFNVLLTTYEYILVDSGFLSQLKWQFMAVDEAHRLKNRESQLYAKLMDFGAPSRLLITGTPMQNTLSELSALMDFLMPGKIFVDDQLDLTSEHASTKLAELTDAISPYMIRRTKQKVENDLPPKTEKIIRVELSDVQLEYYKNILTRNYAALNAGNKAGKTSLLNIMMELKKASNHPFMFPNAEDRILAGSDARDDQLKALITSSGKMMLLDQLLTKMKRDGHRVLIFSQMVKMLDILGDYLQLRGHQFQRLDGTIAAGPRRMAIDHFNAKDSQDFCFLLSTRAGGLGINLMTADTVIIFDSDWNPQADLQAMARAHRIGQKKPVTIYRLVSKDTVEEEVLERARNKLMLEFITIQRGVTDKDARELGDRMAKVGASTSEPTSSDDISRILKRRGQKMFEQTGNQRKLEELDIDAVLENAEEHQTEQPQGMTTDGGEEFLRSFEYTDVKIDLEWDEIIPKHELDKIKEADRKKQEEAYLASVIEDSQPRKRKAPGEDGRDQRAAKKRARDLNANADIDNDSGDDDSDHGSDPKRALGEKECRHLIRAYERFGSIDEKQDEIIKEARLVGRDVDVVRDTLKEIIDTAIRLQKEQADQLAEIERTTNKPITKKERKAVLFDFRGVKRLNAQTLTDRPEEMKMVRDCVDQTPDWRTFRVPEAQKPASYTAEWGAKEDGMLCVGIARHGYGAWIPIRDDPDLGLTEKFYLEEHRVGAKEARSTGGDEVKQAKSPGAVHLVRRANYLISVLKDKLSNGTNQAAKRALENHHRNNRKHLGQGRISTPGHAGSPGPSGHRKSHAGDSRMHQSDIRNSLKHGSPNGHLRRDDRKPRYSEERRTGHHRNHSSPMNGASRTMSEADQRVRKIMEPIQSTLIKVSGATKKKMPEDDARLKMIKMGLVAIGNHITTQVQNNGQASFEDKLWDYVSEHHWPQSKSSDKRVSGHKLRDMYKKISGKDNAAAASKTSPTKPRPAATEAGASKPASNGTTPAVKTEAVKVEPTTAELPKEESVKDEVPVKAIETKSANERPSKLEDVKTELKPIEPPVEEKAFAQESAPKDEAQNGETKPEVKPEALPEVAAR; this is encoded by the exons ATGGCAACTTCAGAattggaggaagatgaggatgcacctggtgaagaggacgaagactTTGACGCAGCTTCACCTACGCATGAGAGGGCGAATGGAATGGATCACGACAGATCATCGTCCGAAGCTGGGTCCAGACCAGGCAAGCGGAAGGCGGAagttgatgatgaagaatTGATGAAGCTGAATCCGGAGCTGTATGGCTTGCGTCGTAGT GGCCGCGCCAGACCTAGCCGTCGAGTGGTACGTGCGCTCGCCAT ttccgacgaagatgaagacgacgagggcGCCGTTAACACCGGCAGACGGCGGAAACGTCAAAAGCTTGCCGCTGGCGGACCAT CACGAGCCGATAGAGAGTCTTCACGTCAGGCTTCGTCACCAGCCTCAGAGTCGGAAGAGGGTGGTACATATGGCGGTCAGCGTGGCCGCACCTTCGCCAAAAAGCACCGACAAAAGATGCAAGCCATTGCCTCAGGGGGTGGGACACCGCAACTGAGCGAGGTTCGCTTCTCTACACGACGGGCGGCAAAAGTCGCGAACTACGATGAAGAGCAAGACCTGGGCAtcagcgaggaggacgacacCGAGACCGCAACACCACAATATTACTATGTCGAGGACGAATCACCCGCGATCGACCAGGTGCTGAACCACAGGCTCAAGGAGGGTGCTG CCGATGTAGATGCGAGCAATGGTGACAAGCACGACTATGAGTTTTAT ATCAAGTGGCAAGGTCAAGCACATTACCATGCCACATGGCATCCATGGGCCGAGCTATCGTCATACAAAGGCTTCCGCCGCCTCGAAAACTACTTCCGAAAAATCGTCAAGATCGAGATTCAATTGGCGACCGACCCCGACATCGCCGCCGAGGACAGAGAGAAATGGAACCTCGATCGGGAAGCATATCTCGACTCTCTGGTGGACTACAAGAAGGTGGAGCGTGTCATTGGTGCAAGAGATGGCGAAACAGAGAAAGAATACTACGTGAAGTGGAAGGGTCTATACTACGACTCGTGCACTTGGGAGACTGCGACGCTCGTCGCTCAGGAAGCGCAACACCAGATCGATCGATATCTCGACCGCTCGGCGAAGCTCCCGGTATCGGACAAGAATGAGCAGAACGTCAACACGCGGTCGTCGTACAAGCCATTCAGGACACAACCGGCCTACATCAAGGGTGGCGACCTTCGAGAATTTCAGATTCACGGCGTCAACTTCCTGGCGCATCACTGGTGCAAGGGAAACAATGtcatcctcgccgacgagatGGGACTTGGCAAGACAGTCCAGACCGTGTCCTTCATGAATTGGCTACGAAACGATCGTCGACAAAATGGTCCCTTCATTGTCGTTGTACCTCTGTCAACCATGCCTGCGTGGGCCGACACCTTCGATCTGTGGACGCCGGACATCAACTACGTGGTCTACAATGGCAACGAAGCCGCTCGCAAGATCATTCGAGATCACGAGTTGCTGGTCGATGGCAATCCCAAGAAAGTCAAGTTCAACGTCCTGCTCACGACTTACGAGTACATCCTCGTCGACTCCGGCTTCTTGTCACAGCTGAAATGGCAATTCATGGCTGTGGACGAGGCTCATCGATTGAAGAACCGCGAGTCGCAGCTGTATGCGAAGCTCATGGATTTTGGCGCACCGAGTCGGCTCCTCATCACCGGCACGCCCATGCAAAATACCCTTAGTGAGCTGTCTGCGCTCATGGACTTCCTCATGCCCGGCAAGATCTTCGTCGACGACCAACTGGACTTGACCTCGGAGCATGCTAGCACGAAGCTTGCTGAACTCACCGACGCCATCTCCCCGTACATGATCCGACGCACGAAGCAAAAGGTGGAGAACGACCTGCCGCCTAAGACCGAGAAGATCATTCGTGTCGAGCTGTCCGATGTGCAGCTTGAGTACTACAAGAACATTCTCACCCGGAATTACGCTGCGCTCAATGCTGGTAACAAGGCTGGCAAGACGTCGCTGCTCAACATCATGATGGAATTGAAGAAGGCCAGCAATCATCCGTTCATGTTCCCGAATGCAGAAGACAGGATTCTGGCTGGCAGTGACGCCCGCGACGACCAGCTCAAGGCACTGATTACATCAAGTGGCAAGATGATGCTTCTCGATCAGCTTCTCACAAAGATGAAGCGAGATGGCCACCGTGTGCTTATCTTCAGTCAAATGGTGAAGATGCTTGATATCCTCGGCGACTACCTGCAACTTCGTGGGCATCAGTTTCAGAGACTGGACGGCACAATCGCTGCAGGACCTCGACGAATGGCCATCGACCACTTCAACGCAAAAGACAGCCAAGATTTCTGCTTTCTGCTCTCGACTCGCGCTGGTGGGCTCGGTATCAACTTGATGACTGCCGATACTGTCATCATCTTCGATTCCGACTGGAACCCACAGGCCGATCTGCAGGCCATGGCCCGAGCACATCGCATTGGTCAGAAGAAGCCCGTCACCATCTACCGACTCGTCTCCAAGGACactgttgaagaagaagtgcTCGAGCGCGCTCGCAACAAGCTGATGTTGGAGTTTATTACCATTCAGCGAGGTGTGACTGACAAAGATGCTCGCGAGCTCGGTGATCGAATGGCCAAGGTCGGTGCTAGCACTTCCGAACCGACGTCTTCCGACGACATCTCGCGCATCTTGAAGCGACGTGGTCAGAAGATGTTTGAGCAGACTGGCAATCAGCGCAAGCTGGAAGAGTTGGATATCGATGCAGTTCTCGAGAACGCCGAAGAGCATCAGACCGAGCAGCCGCAAGGCATGACAACCGATGGTGGCGAGGAGTTCCTGCGCAGTTTCGAGTACACCGACGTCAAGATCGACCTCGAATGGGATGAGATCATTCCCAAGCATGAGCTCGACAAGATCAAGGAAGCCGATCGCAAGAAGCAGGAGGAAGCCTACCTTGCTTCTGTCATCGAGGACAGCCAGCCGCGTAAGCGCAAGGCACCCGGCGAAGATGGGCGTGATCAAAgagctgcgaagaagcgcgCAAGAGATCTCAACGCGAACGCTGATATTGACAACGACTCTGGCGACGATGATTCGGACCATGGCAGCGATCCTAAGCGGGCGCTTGGCGAGAAGGAGTGCCGCCACCTCATCCGCGCGTACGAACGGTTCGGGTCTATCGACGAGAAGCAGGATGAAATCATCAAAGAAGCTCGCCTCGTCGGCCGCGATGTCGATGTGGTGCGTGACACCCTCAAGGAGATCATCGATACTGCCATCCGGCTGCAGAAGGAGCAGGCTGATCAGCTTGCCGAGATCGAACGGACTACGAACAAGCCCATCACGAAGAAAGAGCGCAAAGCTGTTCTTTTCGACTTCCGCGGTGTGAAGCGTCTGAACGCTCAGACATTGACTGATCGAcccgaggagatgaagatggtGCGAGATTGCGTCGACCAGACTCCTGATTGGAGAACATTTCGTGTGCCCGAAGCCCAGAAGCCTGCATCGTACACCGCAGAGTGGGGTGCGAAGGAGGATGGTATGCTCTGTGTTGGTATCGCAAGGCATGGGTACGGCGCATGGATCCCCATCCGAGACGATCCCGATCTCGGATTGACTGAGAAGTTCTACCTTGAAGAACACCGTGTGGGAGCTAAGGAAGCGCGCAGTACCGGTGGCGACGAAGTCAAGCAGGCCAAGTCTCCTGGTGCTGTTCACCTTGTGCGACGTGCGAACTACCTCATCAGTGTTCTCAAGGACAAGCTCAGCAACGGCACCAACCAGGCGGCTAAGCGGGCACTCGAGAACCATCACCGGAACAACCGCAAGCATCTGGGTCAAGGTCGCATATCCACGCCGGGACACGCCGGCAGTCCAGGACCTTCCGGTCACCGCAAGAGTCACGCTGGCGATAGTAGGATGCACCAGTCGGACATTCGCAACAGCTTGAAGCATGGCTCTCCCAATGGACACCTTAGAAGGGATGACCGGAAACCGCGCTACAGCGAGGAGCGCAGGACAGGCCACCATCGCAATCACAGCTCACCCATGAACGGCGCCTCCAGGACTATGTCCGAGGCCGACCAGCGTGTCCGCAAGATCATGGAGCCCATTCAAAGCACCCTCATCAAGGTCTCCGGCGCtaccaagaagaagatgcctGAAGACGATGCGCGTTTGAAGATGATCAAGATGGGACTCGTGGCTATCGGCAACCACATCACGACGCAGGTCCAGAACAATGGCCAAGCGAGCTTCGAAGACAAGCTCTGGGACTACGTTTCGGAGCATCATTGGCCACAGTCCAAGTCGAGCGACAAGCGTGTCTCTGGTCACAAGCTTCGCGATATGTATAAGAAGATCTCTGGCAAGGACAATGCCGCGGCGGCTTCCAAGACGAGTCCGACCAAGCCACGTCCTGCTGCTACTGAGGCTGGAGCTTCAAAGCCGGCTTCCAATGGCACGACTCCGGCTGTGAAGACAGAAGCTGTCAAGGTCGAGCCGACGACGGCCGAGTTGCCGAAGGAAGAGTCTGTCAAGGACGAAGTGCCTGTGAAAGCCATCGAGACGAAATCGGCGAACGAACGGCCAAGCAAGCTCGAAGACGTCAAGACGGAGTTAAAGCCAATCGAGCCGCCGGTCGAAGAGAAGGCATTCGCACAGGAATCAGCACCCAAAGACGAGGCGCAGAACGGCGAGACAAAGCCGGAGGTCAAGCCCGAGGCTTTGCCGGAGGTTGCTGCGCGATAG